One segment of Thermoanaerobacter kivui DNA contains the following:
- a CDS encoding IPT/TIG domain-containing protein, with the protein MKRFLSLAIAVSMILSLFPGNMSKAYGAYSPNITSVASLRLDGTMASPAKGPVDQYTDIKITGSGFVTYDTNGNVVSSVSAVYIDSPIDSNKLTILSANENTIYAKVPPASKIGLSPDTPYTIIVQRSDGQSAAIFNGFTYINNPYISKVALDNFITLVKDSNGNIINRTTKSYIRMEGSYLNDIGLAQINGETASVVSQSGSVLITTIPQNINIDPTTLYTVNVTNIYRGRSNTVQTNIYAVNQDITGLSQYTVIVGDTITIYGHGFSTLGSGFKVYVGANLVNSSDVNIVSDTEMTVKVPAPKDTTLEYQNIDIVAADGSTATLVNALKIIPTPAVITIDNITPNAGSVSGGTKVIIVGQNLREDLIVKFGGVVAKSVQSITLPGLTANQRAIQVTTPPYSKSGPVDVSLVDPITGYTVTKQNGFFYLAVEDTMVVVDMNPDHGYENGNTDVTLWGFNFQRSDDPSTYTANSDNTEITYTNTNYTYKDPATGNLVEGSRERKLYVTFGGNKAQIKSIFNPGTGQQTLNVLSPSVTLNPPGQDMPVDVVVTVETTIKDANGNVVMHYSEQSSPPTKFTYNPLPSNPQILSISPSSGSRAGGDTVIIQGFDIRPGVKVYFGDKLATVKDLTTGGDNKSVLTVISPPSTALGYVDVKVVNKDADANRGFAIYSKGYYYYTAPSISNIFTNFGSKYGGNLITIIGSDFYVGQTVIDGVYMPKYPDVRIGNIQLKVISVEDKDGNIIDGKKLNIGTKIKAIVPETQVPYTVGWQDMTIQNYDGISGTVGGSVTLQNAFEIKDTQKNPTITSVDPNKGPTKGGTPIKILGSNFEKGSIVTIDGVQATVTKVLSGNTEIDATTPPGTLGKKIVQVVNPSDGGTATLVDGFEYLLIETKPQITKVVPNYGGKGTLIYIFGSDFSLKAGDSEGAKAYIGDTVLENVYVINDTTITGIIPDMRYSGLYDIKVVNPDTAQAVAPEKFHFLVPESSPIITSVYPNFGTVKGGTSILIEGSDFRRGAEVFIGGNKATNVTVSSDGKTITATTPPGVPGKTYVTVVNYDGGNYTYGLHEGESGFTYVVPNSQPVITKIEPNSGSTYGGQEVTIYGQDFRISKDENGNILKDENGNPIGPEVYFGNVKAEKVTYIDYGTLKVITPPNAPGKVRVTVVNYDAGLGYIDNGYTYIQSKPQIKEVIPPKFDKAGGTYSIIIGSDFAVPVYDNDKLVVPGSSVYIDGALVQDVKVVDSTMIKFTAPPVDKVGMKELKVVNPDGGTAVFKIEYVSPNSHPLITSITPNKGSINGGTYVTIKGQDFREKVKVYFDAYEAKVVANTSDTITVITPAADPQKDLDRLVDVTVFNIDDGGSYTLKEAFMYIATESNPKITSITPNTGSTKGGETVTITGNDFRQGARVFFGDVEAYNVIVKSYNTIVVTTPGHAEGKVDVIVRNPDYANAVLPQGFTYVQTVPDNPVGFWAESIAGNDHTLYLHWSEAKGAKYYEIYGKTANSADYKFIAATDKLEYYVTNLLPNTTYSFAMRAVNDLGPSDFVYTYATTDTSSNSKYDTSVTGAKNDTTYATANGTLVITLGDDILNGTPIDLTGKKYKNINKWVINIPSKYKNKTSTTIWVIMPGFNIKFTLNSLYLSGDYDRITINKLSDKTYDEISRNMPKGYKILSDIYDISYEKIDGDKTTNYPDFYNKITVTLNFDKNRLGNRNISFSKLMYITPCMSSVPCTGLSINRDGISNMMVDSASNNVLGDISYPGRLAVIY; encoded by the coding sequence ATGAAGAGATTTTTGTCATTGGCTATTGCTGTAAGCATGATATTGTCACTTTTCCCGGGAAATATGTCGAAAGCATATGGAGCATATTCTCCAAATATAACATCGGTAGCTTCTTTGAGATTAGATGGGACAATGGCATCTCCTGCTAAAGGTCCTGTTGACCAATACACTGACATAAAAATTACAGGAAGCGGTTTTGTTACATACGACACAAATGGCAATGTAGTCTCTTCTGTCAGTGCAGTTTACATTGATTCACCCATAGATTCCAATAAGCTCACAATACTAAGTGCAAATGAAAATACAATTTATGCAAAAGTTCCCCCAGCGTCTAAAATTGGTCTTAGCCCAGATACTCCTTATACTATAATAGTTCAGCGAAGTGACGGACAGAGTGCAGCTATATTTAATGGCTTTACATATATAAATAACCCATATATTTCAAAAGTAGCTCTTGATAACTTTATTACACTTGTCAAAGATTCCAATGGCAATATTATAAACAGAACTACAAAGTCATATATAAGAATGGAAGGAAGTTATTTAAACGACATAGGATTAGCTCAGATCAACGGAGAAACAGCTTCAGTTGTTTCGCAAAGCGGTTCTGTGCTTATTACGACTATTCCTCAAAACATTAACATAGACCCTACAACTTTATACACTGTAAATGTCACAAATATATACCGTGGGCGTTCTAATACAGTGCAAACGAATATTTATGCTGTAAATCAAGACATAACAGGATTATCTCAGTATACTGTCATTGTAGGAGATACAATTACTATATATGGTCATGGTTTTTCCACTCTTGGTAGCGGATTTAAAGTGTATGTAGGAGCGAATCTTGTAAATTCTTCAGATGTAAATATAGTAAGCGATACTGAAATGACTGTAAAGGTTCCTGCTCCTAAAGATACGACACTTGAGTATCAAAATATTGATATTGTCGCAGCTGACGGTTCTACTGCTACTCTTGTGAATGCTTTAAAAATAATACCTACACCTGCTGTAATTACTATAGATAATATTACTCCAAATGCAGGTTCTGTATCAGGAGGAACAAAAGTTATAATTGTAGGACAAAATTTAAGAGAAGATTTAATAGTAAAATTCGGTGGGGTTGTAGCAAAAAGTGTACAAAGTATCACTTTGCCTGGTCTTACAGCAAATCAGCGTGCTATACAAGTTACTACGCCTCCTTACAGTAAGTCCGGTCCTGTGGATGTGAGTTTAGTTGACCCTATTACAGGGTATACTGTAACCAAACAAAATGGATTTTTTTACCTTGCTGTTGAAGATACTATGGTAGTTGTTGATATGAATCCCGACCACGGATATGAAAACGGAAACACAGATGTAACACTATGGGGATTTAATTTTCAAAGAAGCGATGACCCGTCTACTTACACTGCTAATTCTGACAACACAGAGATAACTTATACCAATACAAATTACACTTACAAAGACCCTGCAACAGGAAATTTAGTAGAAGGTTCCAGAGAAAGAAAACTTTATGTCACTTTTGGCGGTAACAAAGCCCAGATAAAAAGCATATTCAATCCTGGAACAGGACAACAAACTTTGAATGTGTTGTCTCCTAGTGTGACACTTAATCCCCCTGGACAAGATATGCCAGTAGATGTGGTTGTTACAGTGGAAACGACTATAAAAGATGCTAATGGAAATGTAGTCATGCACTACTCTGAACAGAGTTCTCCACCTACAAAATTTACTTACAATCCATTGCCTTCAAATCCCCAAATTTTAAGCATATCACCCAGTTCAGGAAGCCGTGCCGGTGGAGATACAGTGATTATTCAGGGATTTGATATAAGGCCAGGTGTAAAAGTGTACTTTGGGGATAAATTAGCTACTGTTAAAGATTTAACAACTGGTGGAGACAATAAGTCAGTGCTTACAGTTATTTCGCCACCATCTACTGCTTTGGGTTATGTAGACGTGAAAGTTGTAAATAAGGATGCGGATGCCAATAGAGGCTTTGCAATTTACTCAAAAGGCTATTATTACTATACTGCTCCTTCTATAAGCAATATTTTTACAAATTTTGGTTCAAAATACGGTGGTAACCTAATTACGATAATAGGTAGTGATTTTTATGTAGGGCAGACAGTCATAGATGGGGTGTATATGCCTAAATATCCTGATGTAAGAATTGGAAATATTCAATTAAAAGTAATTTCTGTTGAAGACAAAGATGGCAATATAATAGATGGAAAGAAACTTAACATTGGTACAAAGATTAAAGCTATAGTACCTGAAACACAAGTGCCTTATACAGTTGGATGGCAAGATATGACAATTCAAAATTACGATGGCATAAGTGGTACTGTAGGCGGAAGTGTGACTTTGCAAAATGCTTTTGAGATAAAAGATACTCAAAAGAATCCGACTATTACCTCCGTTGACCCTAATAAAGGGCCCACAAAAGGTGGCACACCTATCAAAATTTTGGGAAGCAATTTTGAAAAGGGAAGCATAGTTACAATAGATGGAGTGCAGGCAACCGTCACAAAAGTCTTAAGTGGCAATACTGAAATAGATGCGACTACTCCACCGGGGACATTGGGCAAAAAAATAGTTCAAGTTGTAAATCCTTCTGATGGCGGTACAGCGACATTAGTAGATGGATTTGAGTATCTTTTGATTGAGACAAAGCCCCAGATAACTAAAGTTGTTCCTAATTACGGCGGCAAAGGGACGCTTATATACATTTTTGGAAGCGACTTTTCACTGAAAGCTGGGGATAGCGAAGGAGCAAAAGCTTATATAGGAGATACTGTTCTTGAAAATGTGTATGTAATAAATGACACGACAATTACAGGAATAATACCTGACATGAGGTACTCTGGCCTTTACGATATAAAAGTTGTAAATCCTGATACTGCTCAAGCTGTGGCTCCCGAAAAGTTTCATTTCCTTGTACCAGAAAGTAGCCCAATAATAACTTCTGTATATCCGAACTTTGGTACAGTAAAGGGTGGTACTTCTATCTTGATTGAAGGAAGTGATTTTAGAAGGGGTGCAGAAGTATTTATAGGAGGCAACAAAGCCACAAACGTAACTGTAAGTTCTGATGGAAAGACGATAACTGCTACTACTCCTCCAGGAGTTCCAGGGAAAACTTATGTAACTGTTGTAAACTATGATGGTGGCAATTATACTTATGGACTTCATGAAGGGGAAAGCGGGTTTACATATGTTGTGCCCAACAGCCAGCCTGTCATTACAAAGATAGAACCTAATAGCGGCTCTACTTATGGAGGACAAGAAGTGACCATATATGGTCAAGACTTTAGAATTTCTAAAGACGAAAATGGAAATATACTAAAAGATGAAAATGGCAATCCAATAGGCCCCGAAGTATATTTTGGAAATGTCAAAGCGGAGAAGGTCACTTATATTGATTATGGAACTTTAAAAGTTATTACACCTCCTAACGCGCCTGGAAAAGTCAGAGTAACTGTTGTAAACTATGATGCAGGGCTTGGGTACATTGACAATGGATATACTTATATTCAATCGAAACCTCAGATTAAAGAAGTTATACCTCCAAAGTTTGATAAGGCTGGAGGAACTTATAGTATTATCATAGGAAGTGATTTTGCAGTTCCTGTATATGATAACGACAAATTAGTAGTACCGGGTTCTTCTGTTTATATTGATGGAGCTTTAGTGCAGGATGTAAAAGTTGTAGACAGTACAATGATAAAATTTACTGCTCCTCCAGTGGACAAAGTAGGCATGAAGGAATTAAAGGTGGTAAATCCAGATGGAGGGACTGCTGTATTTAAAATAGAGTATGTATCTCCAAACTCACATCCTTTAATAACTTCTATAACTCCAAATAAAGGCAGTATTAATGGGGGCACTTATGTAACTATCAAGGGACAAGACTTTAGAGAAAAAGTTAAAGTATATTTTGATGCTTATGAAGCGAAAGTAGTTGCGAATACCTCTGATACTATTACTGTAATCACTCCTGCCGCAGACCCGCAGAAAGACTTAGACCGTCTTGTGGATGTGACAGTGTTTAATATTGATGACGGAGGAAGTTATACTTTAAAGGAAGCATTTATGTATATCGCTACAGAGTCCAACCCGAAGATAACTTCTATTACTCCTAATACAGGGTCTACAAAAGGAGGAGAAACAGTAACCATAACAGGTAATGACTTTAGACAAGGAGCAAGGGTGTTTTTTGGAGATGTAGAAGCTTATAATGTAATTGTGAAAAGTTATAACACGATTGTCGTGACAACCCCAGGGCATGCAGAGGGAAAAGTAGATGTAATTGTGAGAAATCCCGATTATGCAAATGCTGTTTTGCCTCAAGGTTTTACCTATGTGCAAACAGTACCGGATAATCCAGTAGGCTTTTGGGCCGAATCAATAGCCGGTAACGACCATACATTATATTTACATTGGTCAGAGGCAAAAGGAGCAAAATATTATGAAATCTATGGTAAGACAGCTAATTCGGCAGATTACAAATTCATCGCTGCAACAGATAAATTGGAGTATTACGTGACAAATCTTTTGCCAAATACTACTTACTCCTTTGCCATGAGAGCTGTAAATGATTTGGGGCCCAGTGATTTTGTATACACTTATGCTACTACTGATACTTCTTCTAACAGCAAATATGACACTTCTGTTACAGGAGCTAAAAACGATACAACTTATGCGACGGCGAATGGAACACTTGTCATTACATTGGGAGATGACATTTTAAACGGAACGCCGATTGATTTGACAGGCAAGAAATATAAAAATATAAACAAATGGGTTATAAATATACCGTCTAAATATAAAAATAAAACCTCTACTACTATATGGGTTATAATGCCTGGATTTAATATAAAATTTACCCTTAACAGCCTCTACCTATCAGGAGATTATGACAGAATAACAATAAATAAGCTATCAGATAAAACTTATGACGAAATATCAAGGAATATGCCAAAAGGCTATAAGATATTATCTGACATTTATGACATAAGTTATGAAAAAATTGACGGAGATAAAACAACTAATTATCCAGATTTTTACAATAAAATAACTGTAACATTAAATTTCGATAAAAATAGACTTGGCAATAGGAATATAAGCTTTTCAAAGCTCATGTATATAACTCCCTGTATGAGTAGTGTACCATGTACGGGGTTATCAATAAACAGAGATGGCATATCAAATATGATGGTAGATAGCGCATCGAATAATGTATTAGGTGATATATCTTATCCAGGCAGGTTAGCTGTTATTTATTGA
- a CDS encoding PqqD family protein, translated as MAKKQKKSDNFMLSVPHYSKKIEWKNKNGKVIFVFYHNKLVERLVRLFVKKPETTTLELYEIGSTVWNLIDGKRNVYEMGQKLKERFRDSVEPFYDRLIIFMRYLNRRGWGKY; from the coding sequence ATGGCAAAGAAACAAAAAAAGAGCGACAATTTTATGCTTTCTGTTCCGCATTATAGCAAAAAAATAGAATGGAAAAATAAAAACGGAAAAGTCATATTTGTATTTTATCACAACAAGTTAGTTGAAAGGTTAGTGAGACTTTTTGTAAAAAAACCAGAGACAACTACTTTGGAATTATACGAAATAGGAAGTACTGTATGGAATCTTATAGATGGGAAAAGAAATGTCTATGAAATGGGGCAAAAGTTAAAAGAGAGATTTCGAGATAGTGTTGAGCCTTTCTATGATAGATTGATAATTTTTATGAGGTATTTAAATAGAAGAGGATGGGGGAAATACTAA
- a CDS encoding OPT/YSL family transporter: MFLCFLLPFALGLYLPFELSAAIVIGGIIRWFVEQRYKKDEKLYKEKTEKGILIVSGLVAGDALIGLVIATFAGLKISIDFASNLATNTAWFAPWLSLAMFLLVGLFLYTYTCKEDKGQG; this comes from the coding sequence ATGTTCCTGTGCTTCCTGCTTCCTTTTGCATTAGGACTTTATCTGCCATTTGAACTCAGTGCTGCTATTGTCATCGGCGGTATAATAAGATGGTTTGTGGAGCAAAGGTACAAAAAGGACGAGAAATTGTACAAAGAGAAGACAGAAAAAGGTATTCTTATTGTTTCTGGACTTGTCGCTGGAGATGCCTTAATAGGACTTGTCATTGCTACATTTGCTGGTTTAAAAATAAGTATAGACTTTGCTTCTAATTTGGCTACGAACACTGCATGGTTTGCACCTTGGCTTTCATTAGCAATGTTCTTGCTTGTAGGGTTGTTCCTCTATACTTATACATGTAAAGAGGACAAAGGTCAGGGATAA
- the ald gene encoding alanine dehydrogenase, translating into MKIGIPKEIKTAEARVAITPAGVEVFIKNGHEVYIEKSAGMGSGITDEEYAKAGAKILSTAKEVFDVADMIMKVKEPQPSEYDYFKEEQVLFTYLHLAPDKQQTEALLRKKVVGIAYETVQLDNGALPLLTPMSEVAGRMSVTIGAYLLTNINEGRGIVMGGVPGVEPAEVVIIGGGTVGTNAAKVAVGMGARVTILDVNPARLAYLDDIFGGRVTTLMSNSFNIAQSVKKADLLIGAVLIPGAKAPKLVTEEMVKTMKKGAVIVDVAIDQGGCIETCDRTTSHKDPYFIKHGVVHYSVPNIPGAVPRTSTFALTNVTLPYALEIANKGYKKALLENKALLKGLNVYKGMVTYKPVADAQGLEYVDPVEALDKE; encoded by the coding sequence GTGAAGATTGGCATCCCAAAAGAGATAAAAACTGCAGAAGCTCGTGTGGCTATTACTCCTGCGGGAGTGGAAGTTTTTATAAAAAATGGACATGAAGTATATATTGAAAAAAGTGCAGGAATGGGAAGTGGCATAACTGATGAAGAATATGCAAAGGCTGGCGCTAAAATACTTTCTACTGCAAAAGAAGTATTTGATGTAGCAGATATGATAATGAAAGTAAAAGAACCGCAGCCAAGCGAATATGACTATTTCAAAGAAGAACAGGTTCTTTTTACTTATCTTCATTTAGCTCCTGATAAACAACAAACAGAAGCTCTATTGAGGAAAAAAGTGGTAGGAATTGCTTATGAGACAGTACAACTAGATAATGGAGCTCTTCCTCTTTTGACTCCCATGAGTGAAGTAGCTGGAAGGATGTCGGTGACAATAGGAGCTTATCTTCTCACCAACATAAATGAAGGAAGAGGAATTGTAATGGGGGGAGTCCCAGGAGTAGAGCCAGCAGAAGTGGTAATAATAGGTGGGGGAACAGTAGGTACAAATGCAGCCAAGGTAGCTGTGGGGATGGGAGCAAGAGTTACAATATTGGATGTAAATCCTGCAAGACTTGCATATCTTGATGACATATTTGGAGGACGAGTTACAACTTTGATGTCAAATAGTTTTAATATTGCTCAGAGTGTGAAAAAAGCTGACTTGTTGATAGGAGCAGTTTTGATACCTGGAGCAAAAGCACCAAAGCTTGTGACAGAAGAAATGGTAAAGACGATGAAGAAAGGTGCAGTAATAGTGGATGTTGCAATAGACCAAGGTGGTTGTATAGAGACTTGTGATAGAACGACTTCTCACAAAGACCCGTACTTTATAAAACATGGAGTAGTACATTATTCTGTGCCTAACATTCCAGGAGCTGTTCCGAGAACCTCTACTTTTGCTTTAACTAACGTAACATTGCCTTATGCTTTAGAAATAGCAAATAAAGGATATAAGAAGGCTCTACTTGAGAATAAAGCTTTATTAAAAGGATTAAATGTTTATAAAGGAATGGTAACATACAAACCTGTTGCAGATGCTCAAGGTTTAGAGTATGTCGATCCTGTTGAAGCTTTAGATAAAGAGTAA
- a CDS encoding PEP/pyruvate-binding domain-containing protein: protein MAGTLLYKDYDPRLNKKNNERIFGEGHIGGKASGLCFAEEVLEKYNDVFKQSVKIPESFFIATDYYQMFLDYNNLNDITEDTPYEEVEIRFREAKFPPEYKKMLIEILNKMYYPLAVRSSSLLEDNVKYSFAGKYYTTFIPNKGTDRERLKQLEKAIKEIYVSVYGPDAVAYRRKHAPDQKELMGVIVQQLIGSQKGMYFYPEVSGVGFSRNYRRWTDRIKIEDGVVRLVFGLGTKCTGRGYARIFSLTNLRLRPEGNNPKEIAKNSQEAFDVLNLITGEVDTYNINETPQFLAYHEKIGDIAQIYSKRENAIFDINMLNSSDASNKYIFTFENFPRRHKGFFNIISKLFKYLEEEMEMAVDIEFTYDLKKGEFYLLQTRPLTSYESFRKVHIPKDIEKKCVLLKGDRMLTNGILKNIRYIVYVDHEVYSQYKDKHEIARIIGRLNKSIGDKYILVGPGRWGSSNPYLGVPVIYNEISNAAMIVELGIKNGDFMPELSYGTHFFADLDVDNILYMPVFDGYENNIFNEEWFKKGAYIDTGVKIFEGRFDAYLDGDKMIGYVIAQEK, encoded by the coding sequence ATGGCTGGGACTTTATTATATAAAGATTATGATCCTCGCTTGAATAAAAAAAATAATGAGAGAATTTTTGGAGAAGGGCATATTGGAGGGAAAGCTTCGGGACTTTGTTTTGCAGAAGAAGTATTAGAAAAATATAACGATGTTTTTAAGCAAAGTGTAAAAATACCTGAAAGCTTTTTTATAGCTACTGATTATTATCAAATGTTTTTAGATTATAATAATTTGAATGATATAACGGAAGATACTCCTTATGAGGAAGTAGAAATAAGATTTAGAGAAGCTAAATTTCCTCCAGAATACAAAAAAATGCTGATAGAGATTTTAAATAAAATGTATTATCCTTTAGCTGTGAGGTCTTCTTCTTTATTAGAAGATAATGTAAAATATTCTTTCGCTGGCAAGTATTATACCACTTTTATTCCTAACAAAGGTACAGATAGAGAAAGGCTTAAACAATTAGAAAAAGCTATTAAAGAGATTTATGTAAGCGTATATGGCCCAGATGCTGTCGCATATAGGAGAAAACATGCTCCTGATCAAAAAGAATTAATGGGGGTAATTGTGCAACAACTGATAGGTTCACAAAAAGGCATGTACTTTTATCCAGAGGTTTCTGGAGTAGGCTTCTCTCGAAACTACAGACGGTGGACTGACAGAATTAAAATAGAAGATGGAGTTGTGAGATTAGTTTTTGGCTTAGGGACAAAGTGTACAGGTAGAGGATATGCGAGAATTTTTTCTCTAACTAATTTGAGACTAAGGCCCGAAGGAAATAATCCTAAAGAAATTGCCAAAAATTCACAAGAAGCTTTTGATGTATTAAATTTAATCACAGGAGAAGTAGATACTTATAACATCAATGAAACACCGCAATTTTTAGCTTATCATGAAAAAATAGGTGATATTGCTCAAATATATTCAAAAAGAGAAAATGCGATTTTTGACATAAATATGCTAAATAGCAGTGATGCCTCTAATAAATATATCTTTACATTTGAAAATTTTCCCAGAAGGCATAAAGGATTTTTTAATATAATTTCTAAACTATTTAAGTATCTCGAAGAAGAGATGGAAATGGCGGTTGATATTGAATTCACTTATGACTTAAAAAAAGGCGAATTTTATCTTCTTCAAACACGACCATTGACTTCTTACGAAAGTTTCAGAAAAGTCCACATTCCTAAGGATATTGAAAAAAAATGTGTCTTGTTGAAAGGGGATAGGATGCTTACAAATGGCATCTTGAAAAACATAAGATATATAGTATACGTAGACCATGAAGTTTATAGCCAGTATAAAGATAAACATGAAATTGCGAGAATAATAGGTAGACTCAATAAAAGTATAGGAGACAAATACATTCTTGTAGGTCCAGGAAGATGGGGGTCCTCCAATCCCTATTTAGGGGTACCTGTTATATACAACGAGATATCTAATGCCGCTATGATTGTAGAACTTGGAATAAAAAATGGCGATTTTATGCCGGAACTTTCTTATGGTACACACTTTTTTGCTGATTTAGATGTAGACAATATTTTGTATATGCCAGTTTTTGATGGATATGAAAATAACATTTTTAACGAAGAATGGTTTAAAAAAGGGGCATATATCGACACAGGAGTAAAAATTTTTGAAGGACGGTTCGACGCCTATTTAGATGGAGATAAAATGATAGGATATGTGATAGCACAAGAAAAATAA